The window TCCACGCCGCGAGAAGCGTAGAGCAGGAGAGTCCCGCCGAATGCGCCCGCCTCGTCGTCGGGGTGGGCGGTCACGCAGAGCAGACGAAGCATCCGTTCCTCATGGGGTGCATAGGGTTTCAGCGCCGGGCGCGGCCTCGTCTTCCAGCATGAACTCCAGAACCGTCTGCGGAGTCGCAGCTTGCCAGACGGGAGCGAACGACAGGCGATGCAGCGGCGAGGGCCCATGCTCACGCAGCACCTTGATATGCGCGGGCGTGGAGTAGCCCTTGTTGGTGCACAGCCCGTAGAGGGGGAAGACCAGGTCCCACTGGCGCACCATGCGGTCGCGCTCCACCTTGGCGATGATGCTGGCGGCGGCGATGGAGGCCGAGAGCGCGTCCCCGTGGATGATCGGGGTCTGCGGACAGTCGAAGTCGATGCGGAGCGCATCGATGAGCAGGTGCTCGGGCCGGGGGTCGAGTTGGGCGACCGCCTCGACCATGGCCAGGCGCGAGGCGTGGTAGATGTTGAGCTGGTCGATGCGGGCGGCGTCCACGGCGGCGATGGCGATGGCCAGGGCGCGCTCACGGATCCTCTCCGCCAGGCGGTCGCGGTCCTTCTCGGGAAGCAATTTCGAGTCGCGCAGGCCGCGGATGCGGTAGGCGGGATCGAGGATCACCGCCGCCGCCACCACCGGCCCGAAGAGCGAGCCGCGACCGACCTCGTCAACACCAGCAATGAGCCTTGAGCCCTGGGCCCACAATTGCTTTTCATACTTCGTCGTGCATCTCAGGCGCTTGAGCAGGCGCAGCTTGAGGGCGGACGGGGAGAGCTCCCGGGCGGGTTTCAGCTTTGCGGGCACGATGAGGTTAGGGGAATTTAACCACAGAGAACACGGAGGAGGCGGAGAAAAAGTCGCAAGTCGTGAGTCGCAAGTCGCAAAAGAGCGCAGGTCGCAAGCGCATTAGCTCACGACCTGCGACTTGAGACTTGCGACTGAGCTATTCCGCTTCGCGCAGGCGGGCGGCCTTGCCGCGGAGGTCGCGCAGGTAGAAGAGCTTGGCGCGGCGGACCTTGCCGGAGCGCACCACCTCCACCTTGTCGATGACCTTGGAGTTGCGTGGGAAGATGCGCTCCACACCGTGGCCGAAGCTCATCTTGCGGACGGTGAAGCTGCCCTGGGGGCCGCCGCGCTGGGCGATCAGCGTGCCTTCGAATGCCTGCAGACGCTCCTTGTCGCCTTCCTTGATCTTCACCTGCACGCGCACGGTGTCGCCCGGCTTCATGTCGGGGATGTCGGTACGCTGCAGCTTGGCGGTGACTTTGTCCATGATCGTGGTCATTGCTTTCCCTCTTCTGTTGCGGAGCGTCGGGGCCCGCAGAATTCTAATCCTTGCCGCTTCTAATCGAAGCGATCAAACCTTTGTCTTCGTCGCTCAACTCGGCCTGCTCCAGCAGGTCGGGACGGTTGCGGAGCGTCTTCTCCAGCGCCTTGCGGCGGCGCCAGCGCCGGATCTGCTCGTGGTTGCCGTTCACCAGCACCTCCGGCACCGGCATCCCACGATATTCCGCGGGACGGGTGTAGTGCGGGTAATCCAGCAGCCCGCCGGAAGCACAGGTCGCCACCGGGCCGTCGGCTCTGACAGCCGAGGCGGCTGTTCCACACGAGCTGGTGAACGATTCCTGCTGCGACGAGGCTTCGTTGCCCAGGGCGCCGGGGATGAGCCGCGTCACCGCGTCCACGATGATGGCCGCGCCCAGCTCGCCGCCGCTGAGCACGAAATCGCCGACCGACAGCTCGCGGTCGGCCAGATGCT of the Terriglobales bacterium genome contains:
- the rplS gene encoding 50S ribosomal protein L19, giving the protein MTTIMDKVTAKLQRTDIPDMKPGDTVRVQVKIKEGDKERLQAFEGTLIAQRGGPQGSFTVRKMSFGHGVERIFPRNSKVIDKVEVVRSGKVRRAKLFYLRDLRGKAARLREAE
- the trmD gene encoding tRNA (guanosine(37)-N1)-methyltransferase TrmD — its product is MKFEILTIFPDFFRGPLEHGIVRRAREAGLIDIGVHDLRAFTRDKHRTVDDRPFGGGEGMVFKPEPIFECTESLKVPPRGERTKESVILLSAGGEIFRQSVAEELAGLERIVLICGRYEGVDERVAEHLADRELSVGDFVLSGGELGAAIIVDAVTRLIPGALGNEASSQQESFTSSCGTAASAVRADGPVATCASGGLLDYPHYTRPAEYRGMPVPEVLVNGNHEQIRRWRRRKALEKTLRNRPDLLEQAELSDEDKGLIASIRSGKD
- a CDS encoding ribonuclease HII, with amino-acid sequence MPAKLKPARELSPSALKLRLLKRLRCTTKYEKQLWAQGSRLIAGVDEVGRGSLFGPVVAAAVILDPAYRIRGLRDSKLLPEKDRDRLAERIRERALAIAIAAVDAARIDQLNIYHASRLAMVEAVAQLDPRPEHLLIDALRIDFDCPQTPIIHGDALSASIAAASIIAKVERDRMVRQWDLVFPLYGLCTNKGYSTPAHIKVLREHGPSPLHRLSFAPVWQAATPQTVLEFMLEDEAAPGAETLCTP